The window ACACCGTGGCGGCCAGCGTCGGCAGGTTGGGGCCGATGTTGCCGCTGGGGAAGCTCACGCGCAGCCGGGCGCGCTGCCAGGTCTGTGGTGTGCCGAACATGCCGCGCCGCTGCATCCAGCCATTGGGCAGCGACGGCGCGGGCGCCACGTCCAGCAGCTCGATGGATTCGACCGTGGCGCGGGCGCGTTCGCGCAGCGCATCGGTCTCGCCCTCCACCCGGGTGAAGGTGCCACACGATTGCTCGCCCGCCAGCACCTCGGCCACGTGGGCGGGGTCCAGCGGGGTTTCGATCAGGTAGGTGGCTTCAAAGCGGTCTGGGAACATGGGCACAGTGCACTATGGTTTTGATAGCTGCTAGCGATTTAAAGATAAGCACTAGAGGGCTATTTGGCTTGAAATCAGATCTTGGAGAGGTCCGGGAAAGGACGTACCGGGTCGGTCTTGCCGTCCCAGGTTTCCGACTCGGCGCGGATCAGGTCGAACATGCGGCCTTTGGGGCCAGCCACTTCCGACAACTCGATCACCGTACCGGGGTGGTATTCGGTGTCGAAGTAGACGAAGCGGCCTTTCTCGCCCACCTCGCCACTCATCACCGCCTTGAAGCCCTGGGCTGTCAGGCGCGCCAGGTCGGCGTCGTAGTCGCTGGTCCAGTAGGCCACGTGCTGCAGCCCGGTGCGCCCGGCCTGCAAAAAGTCGCGGTACATCGATGGCACGTCGTTGCGGGTCTGGATCAGCTCGACCTGCACGTAGCCCGAGTTGGCCAGCGCCACCGAGTTGTGCGGCTCGTGCGACTCGCCCCGGTAGACGTAGTTCTTGATTGGAACCTTGGGGTTGTAGAACCAGGGGCCGACGCCCAGGGTCTTGCTCCAGTAGTCCATGGCGGCTTCGATGTCGTGGACCACATAGCCCAACTGGCGGATGGCGCCGAAATGACGGCTCATAAGAATTCCTTTGGTGGTGATAGGTCGGGGCAGGGCAGCGCTGAACGGGGGCATTGCCCACCGCCCGTCACTCGCCTTTGCCTACGGTGCAGCGCTTACTTGGCGCCGTCGATGATTTCCTTGGGGATCGGCACGCCCGCGTACTTCAGGTGGATGTCGTTGAGCTTGCCGTTGGTCAGGTTGGTCTTGATCCAGCCGTTGACGGCCTTCATCAGCTCGGGTTGGCCCTTGCGCATGGCCATGCCCAGCTGGTAGGACTGCAGGATGAACTTGGTCTCGAACTCGCGGGCGGGGTTCTTCTTGGCAATGGCCGCGATGATGGGCGGCGTGATGGCCACGATGTCGGCCTGGCCCGTGGCGGCGGCAGTGATGGAGGCGGATTCGTCGTCAAAGCGCACCACCTTGGCCTGCGGCGCGCGCTCGGTCACGATCTTGTCCTGTGGGCCGCCGCGCGTCACGGCCACCGTCTTGCCGGCCAGGTCGTCGATGCTGGTGAGTTTGAGGCTCTTGGGCGCGCCCACGGCCGCCTGGATGGCGCCGTAGGGCATGGAGAAGTCCACGGCCTTCTGGCGCTCGGGCGTGATGGAGAGCGACGAGATGATCAGATCCACCTTGTTCGACAGCAGGTTGGGGATGCGCGCGGAGTTAGTGGTGTTCACGATCTCCAGCGTCAGCCCCAGGTCCTTGGCCAGCAACTCGGCCGCTTCCACGTCCGAGCCCACGGGCTTCATCTTCTCGTCCACATAGCCATAAAACGGCGCGCCAAAGTCAATGCCCACGCGCAGTTTGCCGGCGGACTTGATCTCGGCCAGGTCTGCCATGGCGGGCAGGCACAGGGCGGCTGCGGCGGTGGCGAGCAGGGCGCGGCGCAGGATGCAGGTGCGGGAAGCGGTCATGTGAAATGTCTCCTGGTGGTTTTTGGCAAGGGAATCAAAAAAGGAACGGATCACAGCCCGTGCGACAGAAAGTCGCGCAGCTCGGCCGTTTGCGGGTTCTTCAGCATGTCGCCGGGGCCGGTCTCCCAGACCTTGCCCTCGTGCATGTAGATCACGGTGTCGGCCACGCGCGCGGCGAATTCCATTTCGTGGGTGACCAGCACCATGGTCATGCCGCCCTGGGCCAGCGATTCGATGACGCGCAGTACCTCGCCGGTGAGCTGCGGGTCCAGCGCCGAGGTCACTTCGTCGAACAGCATGACCTGCGGCTCCATCGCCAGCGACCGGGCAATGGCCACGCGCTGCTGCTGGCCGCCCGAAAGCTGCTCGGGGTAGGCCTGGGCCTTGTCGGCCAGGCCCACCTGCTGCAGTGTGCGTGCGGCAATGGCACGCGCCTGGGCGGCGGGCAGGTTCTTGACGGCCTTGGGCGCCAGCGTGATGTTCTGTTCCACCGTGAGGTGCGGGAACAGGTTGTAGCTCTGGAACACGATGCCCACGTCCTGGCGCAGCTGGCGCAGGTCGATGGCCGGGTCGTGCACCGCGTGGCCGCACACGTGGATGGCTCCGCTGTCGATGATCTCCAGCCGGTCGATGCAGCGCAGCGCCGTGCTTTTGCCCGAGCCGCTCTTGCCAATGATGGCCACGACCTGGCCTTTGGGAATGGCGAACGACACGCCCTTGAGCACCTGGTTGCTGCCAAAGCTCTTGTGCACATCCTTCAGCTCAACGACGGTGTGCGCAGGCGAAGCCACTGACTGGGAGGGTTGCACGGCAGCGTCTCGGGCGAGGTTCATGGTGTCTTCTCGTTTCATGCGGTGGTCACAGAAGGGGTGGCTGTGCCACGGTTTCCAAACTGCTGGCGCTGCTCCAGCTTGCGGCTCCAGACCGACAGCGGGTAGCACATCGCGAAGTACACGATGGCAATCAGCAGGTACACGGTGAACGGCTGGAAGATGGAGTTGTTGATGAGCTGCCCGGCACGCACCAGCTCGATGAACCCCACGATGGACGCGAGCGATGTGTTCTTGACGATCTGCACCATGAAGCCCACCGTGGGTGGCGTGGCAATGCGCACCGCCTGGGGCAGCACCACCAGCCGCATGCGCTGGGTGCGCGACAGGGCCAGGCATTCAGCCGCCTCCCACTGCGTGCGCGGCACCGATTCGATGCAGCCGCGCCAGATCTCGCCCAGGTAGGCGCTGACGTAAACAACCATCGCGATGCTGGCGGCCACGATGGCGGGCAGCTCCAGCCCCATGATGGACAGCCCGAAGTAGCACAGGAACAGCACCACCAGCAACGGCGTGCCCTGGATGATCTGGATCCACGCAATCGTGGCCCAGCGCACCGCCTTGATGGGGCTGACGCGGCACAGCGCAATCACGCCCCCGGCCAGTCCGCCGCCCACAAAGGCGATCAGCGACAGGCCGATAGTCCACAGCGCGCCGAACAGCAGGTACTGCAGGTGGTAGGCATTCAGTCCACCGTCGATCATTTGGCGCTCCTCAGTTTGCGTTGGCGCGTGAACACGATCTGACCAAACAGCCACAGCCCGGCGCGCATTAGCAGCGACAGCACCAGGTAGGCCACGGCGACCAGGATGTAGGCCTCGAAAGGGCGGAAGGTTTCAGACTGCACGCGGGCCGCGATGGCCGTAAGCTCCTCCACCGAGATCTGCGAGGTGATGGACGAGGCCAGCATCAGCAGCACGAACTGGCTGGTGAGCGTGGGGTAGACCTTCTCCATGGCCGGGCGCAGCACCACATGCCAGTACACCTGCCGCCGCGTCAGGCCCAGGCATTCGGCGGCCTCGATCTGGCCCTTGTGGATGGAGTCCATGCCGGCGCGCATGATTTCGCAGGTGTAGGCCGCCACGTTGATCACCAGCGTCAGCAATGCCGCCGCAAACGCAGGTACCTTCCAGCCCAGGCTGGCGAGGCCAAAGAACACTAGGAACACCTGCACTAGCAGCGGCGTGTTGCGCAGCACCTCCACATAGGCGCCACAGGCCCTGGCCACCCAGCGGGTGTGGCCGCGCCGGCCAATCGCCAGCAGTGTGCCGCCCACAAAACCGATGACCGTGGCCGGGAAGGAAAGCAGGATGGTCATCCAGGCCCCTTCCAGAAACTGGGGCCAGCTGGCCAGCACGCTGGCAAAGTCGAATTCGTATTGCATGGAGCCGCAGCAGCGATCTAGCCCAGGCGGGCGGTGCAGGGCGAGCGTCGGCGGAAGGAAGAAGGGCTATCAGGCATGGACTTGTCTCCTGTGCAGTCGGTCTGTGCCGCCGCAATCTAGGGTTTGTACTGATCGAATTTGATGCCTTTCGGCACCGAAGCTGCAGTGATACTATCCGCAGAATCCATCAAATACCAGCAGATGCAATGATGGATTTTGATTGATTTTTATGTCCAAACACCCCCGCATCCCCGATATCGCTCAGTTGTCTGGTGTCTCTACCGCCACGGTGGACCGGGTGCTCAACCAGCGTGCGGGCGTACGCAGTGCCACCGTGCAGCGCGTGATGCAGGCGGCCATCAGCCTGGGGTATTTGCCGCAGGCAGAGGCGCACGCCACGCTGCAGGCCCAGCCGCAGCCCCTGCGCCTGATGGTGCTGATCCCCGAGGGCAGCAACCGCTTTTTGCAAATGCTGGGCGATGTGATCGGCTACGCGCAGGAACACTGGGCACCGTTCAACGTGCGCTGTCAGGCGGCCTACATCGAGAGCTTCAACCCCGAAGCCCTGGCCCGCGCGCTGCTGCACCACGGCAAGCGCTGCGACGGTATTGCCTTCATGGCGCTGGAGCACCCCGTGGTGCGCGAGGCCGTGGCCCAACTGGCCGAACAGGGTGTGCCCACCGTCACGCTGATCTCGGACCTGTCGAGTTCGCGCCGGGCGGCCTATGTGGGCCTGGACAACCGCGCCGCAGGCCGCACCGCGGGCTACCTCATTGCCCGCTTCATGGGCCCGCTGGCGCACAGCCGCAACGCGCGTGTGGCGATGATCGTGGGCTCGCTGCGCTACCGTGCGCACGAGGAGCGCGAGGCAGGCTTTCTGCACCTGTTTGAAGAGCAGTTTCCGCTGGTGCAGGTGGTGGGCGTGCGCGAGGGCCAGGACGACGCCGAGCGCAACTACCAGCAGGCGCGCAGCCTGCTGGAGCAGCACCCGGACCTGGCTGGCATCTACAACATCGGCGGCGGCGCCGAAGGCATCGGCCGCGCCCTCAAGGAGGCTGGGCTGGAGCACAAGGTGGTCTTCATCGGCCACGGCCTCACGCCGGACACCCGCGCGCTGCTGATCGACGGCACCATGGATGCGGTCATCACCCAGAACCCGCTCGGCGCGGTGATGAACTGCGTGCGCATCTTTGCCAACCTGCGGGACGGGCGGGACGCCACGAGCGGTGTGGAGGCCACCCGCAGCCAGGTCATCTTTCGGGAAAACTTGCCCTAGCAAGTCAGTCCGGCAGACGACTGGCCTACATCGCAGGCTTAGCGGCCTTCGGCAAGGGTGTGGGTGCGCTGCGGCGCCCGATCAGCATCACCCCCGCGAGCACCAGCGCCGCACCACCCATCTGCCACCAGGTCAACGGCTCATCCAGCAGCCAGACTCCAAAGAAGATCGTCAGGATAGGGCCCAGCGTGCCGATCAGTGCCGTCTTGGAGGCGCCAATGCGGCGGATAGCGGCCGAGGTCATGAACACCGGCAACACGGTGGAGAACACGGCCATGCCCAGCGCATGCAGGTAGACCGGCGCGGGCTGCACCAGCGCACCCGCAGGTTGCGACACCACAAAATGCAGCAGCGTGGCGCCCGTGGAGACCAGCATGGCCAGCGCCGTAAAGCGTGCCGCGCCCATGCGGCGTATGGCAGGCTCGCTGCCCGCCTGGTAGAACGCATACGACACGGCCGAGCCAAACACAAACCCTGCGCCCACCAACACGGCGTGCGAATCGCCCGCCACATGCAGGTCGTGCGCAAAGGCCAGGCCAATGCCTGCGTAGGACAACAACAGCGCACTCAACTCGCGCCGGGAGGCCCGCTTGCCCATGAACAGCACGCCGATCACGATGGTGAGCGTGGGGTAGGTGAAAAGGATCAACCGCTCCAGGCTGGCGGTGATGTACTGCAGGCCGATGAAGTCGAGAATGCTCGCGCCGTAGTAGCCCAGCAGGCCCAGCGCCACGATGGCCAGCCAGTCGCGCCCGGTCAGCGGAGCCAGGTTGCGGCTGGCGCGCCAACCCACCCAGGCGAACACGGGCACCGAAAACGCCATGCGCAGGCACAGCAGGGTGACGGAATCCACCGGCACGGCCTGGGGTACGGCATAGGCCAGTTTCACAAAGATGGCTTTGAAGGAGAAGCCCAGCGCTGCGAGGATGGCAAGGGCAAGGCCGAGGCGTTCGGAGGACCAGTTTTTCCAGGGCATGTATCGGGTTAGCACATTTCGTACGGTTATGCCGAACGATTTGCGTACTTTGTATCGGGAAGGCTGGCATCCTGCCTCTGAATGCTGCAAGGCACAATTGCTGATCCAGCAACCGTGCGTTCGTGACTGACGAACGCCAGGGGCCCGCTTTGAACTACGACCTCACCGACCTGCGCCTGTTTGTCGCCATTGCCGAAGAGCGCAACCTCACGCGCGGCGCCGCGCGTGCGTATCTGGCGCCGTCGTCGGCCAGCCACCGGCTGCGGCGGCTGGAGGAGGCGCTGAACACCTCGCTGTTCGAGCGCCAGACGCGGGGCGTGGCGCTGACCCGCGCGGGCGATGCCCTGCTGCGCAACGCCCGCCAGGTGCTGGCCAGCATCGAGCAGATGCATGCCAACCTCT of the Acidovorax sp. 107 genome contains:
- a CDS encoding VOC family protein → MSRHFGAIRQLGYVVHDIEAAMDYWSKTLGVGPWFYNPKVPIKNYVYRGESHEPHNSVALANSGYVQVELIQTRNDVPSMYRDFLQAGRTGLQHVAYWTSDYDADLARLTAQGFKAVMSGEVGEKGRFVYFDTEYHPGTVIELSEVAGPKGRMFDLIRAESETWDGKTDPVRPFPDLSKI
- a CDS encoding transporter substrate-binding domain-containing protein, whose product is MTASRTCILRRALLATAAAALCLPAMADLAEIKSAGKLRVGIDFGAPFYGYVDEKMKPVGSDVEAAELLAKDLGLTLEIVNTTNSARIPNLLSNKVDLIISSLSITPERQKAVDFSMPYGAIQAAVGAPKSLKLTSIDDLAGKTVAVTRGGPQDKIVTERAPQAKVVRFDDESASITAAATGQADIVAITPPIIAAIAKKNPAREFETKFILQSYQLGMAMRKGQPELMKAVNGWIKTNLTNGKLNDIHLKYAGVPIPKEIIDGAK
- a CDS encoding amino acid ABC transporter ATP-binding protein, translating into MNLARDAAVQPSQSVASPAHTVVELKDVHKSFGSNQVLKGVSFAIPKGQVVAIIGKSGSGKSTALRCIDRLEIIDSGAIHVCGHAVHDPAIDLRQLRQDVGIVFQSYNLFPHLTVEQNITLAPKAVKNLPAAQARAIAARTLQQVGLADKAQAYPEQLSGGQQQRVAIARSLAMEPQVMLFDEVTSALDPQLTGEVLRVIESLAQGGMTMVLVTHEMEFAARVADTVIYMHEGKVWETGPGDMLKNPQTAELRDFLSHGL
- a CDS encoding amino acid ABC transporter permease, coding for MIDGGLNAYHLQYLLFGALWTIGLSLIAFVGGGLAGGVIALCRVSPIKAVRWATIAWIQIIQGTPLLVVLFLCYFGLSIMGLELPAIVAASIAMVVYVSAYLGEIWRGCIESVPRTQWEAAECLALSRTQRMRLVVLPQAVRIATPPTVGFMVQIVKNTSLASIVGFIELVRAGQLINNSIFQPFTVYLLIAIVYFAMCYPLSVWSRKLEQRQQFGNRGTATPSVTTA
- a CDS encoding amino acid ABC transporter permease → MQYEFDFASVLASWPQFLEGAWMTILLSFPATVIGFVGGTLLAIGRRGHTRWVARACGAYVEVLRNTPLLVQVFLVFFGLASLGWKVPAFAAALLTLVINVAAYTCEIMRAGMDSIHKGQIEAAECLGLTRRQVYWHVVLRPAMEKVYPTLTSQFVLLMLASSITSQISVEELTAIAARVQSETFRPFEAYILVAVAYLVLSLLMRAGLWLFGQIVFTRQRKLRSAK
- a CDS encoding LacI family DNA-binding transcriptional regulator gives rise to the protein MSKHPRIPDIAQLSGVSTATVDRVLNQRAGVRSATVQRVMQAAISLGYLPQAEAHATLQAQPQPLRLMVLIPEGSNRFLQMLGDVIGYAQEHWAPFNVRCQAAYIESFNPEALARALLHHGKRCDGIAFMALEHPVVREAVAQLAEQGVPTVTLISDLSSSRRAAYVGLDNRAAGRTAGYLIARFMGPLAHSRNARVAMIVGSLRYRAHEEREAGFLHLFEEQFPLVQVVGVREGQDDAERNYQQARSLLEQHPDLAGIYNIGGGAEGIGRALKEAGLEHKVVFIGHGLTPDTRALLIDGTMDAVITQNPLGAVMNCVRIFANLRDGRDATSGVEATRSQVIFRENLP
- a CDS encoding DMT family transporter, with protein sequence MPWKNWSSERLGLALAILAALGFSFKAIFVKLAYAVPQAVPVDSVTLLCLRMAFSVPVFAWVGWRASRNLAPLTGRDWLAIVALGLLGYYGASILDFIGLQYITASLERLILFTYPTLTIVIGVLFMGKRASRRELSALLLSYAGIGLAFAHDLHVAGDSHAVLVGAGFVFGSAVSYAFYQAGSEPAIRRMGAARFTALAMLVSTGATLLHFVVSQPAGALVQPAPVYLHALGMAVFSTVLPVFMTSAAIRRIGASKTALIGTLGPILTIFFGVWLLDEPLTWWQMGGAALVLAGVMLIGRRSAPTPLPKAAKPAM